In Pseudomonas sp. ADAK18, a single window of DNA contains:
- a CDS encoding sugar ABC transporter ATP-binding protein, producing the protein MHLETTAIPLLEMRAISKTFNGLRVLKNVGLKVFPGEIHALMGENGAGKSTLMKILSGAYQADDGGEIRIEGQPVARYTPGTAKALGIAVIYQELSLCPNLSVAENIYLGRELRRGWTIDRKGMEAGCIEVLARLGAEFKPSTRISTLSIAERQLVEIARALHAHAKILVMDEPTTPLSSRETDRLFALIKQLRSQGLAIIYISHRMAEIYELSDRVSVLRDGEYVGELARDVLSAEVLVKMMVGRDLSGFYKKEHAAYDPGAVVMRVRDMADGKRVRQCSFDLHAGEVLGIAGLVGAGRTELARLIFAADPRISGTLEVVGKTVTQLRNPADAIRAGVVYLTEDRKAQGLFLDMSVADNINVCACVPDAHAGGVLDRGHAAQRATDAIKSLSIRVASGKVNVGALSGGNQQKVLLARLLEVKPHVLILDEPTRGVDIGSKSEIYRIINQLAKAGVGIVVISSELPEIIGTCDRVLIMREGQLVAEVGGASGHEISQERIIDLATGGEQVAAHG; encoded by the coding sequence ATGCACCTTGAAACCACCGCAATTCCCCTGCTTGAAATGCGCGCCATCTCCAAGACCTTCAACGGCCTGCGGGTGCTCAAAAACGTCGGCCTGAAAGTCTTCCCCGGTGAAATCCACGCCTTGATGGGCGAGAACGGCGCCGGCAAGTCGACCCTGATGAAAATTCTCTCCGGTGCCTATCAGGCCGATGATGGCGGCGAAATCCGCATCGAAGGCCAGCCTGTCGCCCGTTACACCCCTGGCACCGCCAAAGCCCTCGGCATCGCTGTGATCTATCAGGAGTTGAGCCTGTGCCCGAACCTGAGCGTGGCCGAGAACATCTACCTGGGCCGTGAGCTGCGCCGTGGCTGGACCATCGACCGCAAGGGGATGGAGGCCGGTTGTATTGAAGTCCTGGCGCGGCTGGGGGCCGAGTTCAAACCATCAACCCGGATCAGCACGCTGTCGATTGCCGAACGCCAATTGGTGGAAATCGCCCGCGCCCTACATGCCCACGCCAAAATCCTAGTGATGGACGAGCCCACCACGCCGTTGTCGTCCCGCGAGACGGACCGGCTGTTCGCCTTGATCAAACAACTGCGCAGCCAAGGCCTGGCGATCATCTACATCAGCCATCGCATGGCCGAGATTTATGAACTGTCGGACCGCGTGTCGGTGCTGCGTGACGGCGAATACGTTGGCGAACTGGCCCGGGACGTGCTGTCTGCCGAGGTGCTGGTGAAGATGATGGTAGGTCGCGACCTCTCCGGGTTCTATAAGAAAGAACATGCGGCCTACGACCCAGGCGCCGTGGTGATGCGCGTGCGCGACATGGCCGACGGCAAACGCGTGCGCCAATGCAGCTTCGACTTGCACGCCGGCGAAGTGCTGGGCATCGCCGGGCTGGTGGGCGCCGGGCGTACCGAATTGGCACGCCTGATTTTTGCGGCCGACCCGCGCATCTCCGGCACCCTGGAAGTGGTGGGCAAGACCGTGACGCAACTGCGTAATCCGGCGGATGCGATCCGTGCCGGCGTCGTCTACCTCACCGAAGATCGCAAAGCCCAGGGGCTGTTCCTCGACATGAGCGTGGCCGACAACATTAATGTCTGCGCCTGTGTGCCGGATGCCCATGCGGGTGGGGTGCTGGACCGAGGTCACGCGGCGCAGCGGGCCACTGATGCCATCAAGTCACTGTCGATTCGCGTCGCCTCGGGCAAGGTCAATGTCGGAGCCTTGTCCGGTGGTAACCAACAGAAGGTGCTGCTGGCGCGACTGCTGGAGGTCAAGCCCCATGTGCTGATCCTCGACGAACCCACCCGAGGCGTGGACATCGGTTCCAAGTCGGAAATCTATCGGATCATCAATCAACTGGCGAAGGCCGGCGTCGGCATTGTGGTGATCTCCAGCGAACTGCCGGAAATCATCGGTACCTGTGACCGCGTGCTGATCATG
- a CDS encoding succinylglutamate desuccinylase/aspartoacylase family protein: MAKDISWQVTGDSGNTLQVGAWRFEGDGSGPRVHLQAGVHADEIAGMLVLHQLLPRLQACQDQGRLKGSITVVPQANPLGIGQFRQGRLLGRFHDATGQNFNRAFDHSLAMERPASNLAHWQKSLVQLAGDADLVLDLHTDDEALPYLYIHRNFWPDGLALAAALKVDLVIVWDEGGDGSFEETIIAHADPRLAATIELRGQADVSDALAQQDAEGLWAWLCVSGVIDEVAVISEWQGQVIDMGCMETVLAPCAGVLVFEKALGDAIEEGERFARIIRRPGDPGSEVVLRAAQTGRLVTRHRERLIAQGSVVAKFTGSRLSENWSGGVLDP; this comes from the coding sequence ATGGCAAAAGATATTTCCTGGCAAGTGACCGGAGACTCGGGCAATACGCTGCAGGTTGGCGCCTGGCGCTTTGAAGGCGACGGCAGTGGACCGAGGGTGCACCTGCAAGCCGGGGTACACGCCGACGAAATCGCCGGGATGCTGGTGCTGCATCAACTGTTGCCCCGTTTGCAGGCATGCCAGGATCAAGGGCGGCTCAAGGGCAGTATCACGGTGGTGCCCCAGGCCAACCCGCTCGGCATCGGCCAGTTTCGCCAGGGGCGCTTGCTGGGGCGTTTTCACGATGCTACCGGGCAGAATTTCAACCGCGCTTTCGATCACTCCCTGGCAATGGAACGGCCGGCCAGCAACCTCGCGCACTGGCAAAAGAGCCTGGTGCAACTGGCCGGTGATGCCGATCTGGTGCTGGACCTGCACACCGATGACGAGGCCTTGCCGTACCTGTACATCCATCGCAACTTCTGGCCTGACGGTTTGGCGTTGGCGGCGGCCTTGAAGGTGGACCTGGTGATTGTCTGGGACGAGGGCGGAGATGGTTCTTTTGAAGAAACCATCATTGCCCATGCCGACCCACGACTGGCGGCAACCATTGAACTGCGAGGCCAGGCGGATGTGAGCGACGCGCTGGCACAGCAGGACGCCGAAGGTCTCTGGGCCTGGCTCTGCGTAAGCGGGGTCATCGATGAAGTTGCGGTGATTTCCGAGTGGCAAGGGCAGGTCATAGACATGGGCTGCATGGAGACCGTTCTTGCGCCTTGTGCGGGCGTGCTGGTGTTTGAAAAAGCCTTGGGTGACGCGATCGAGGAGGGCGAGCGGTTTGCCAGGATTATCCGGCGGCCCGGCGACCCGGGCTCTGAGGTTGTGCTACGTGCTGCACAAACCGGGCGGCTGGTGACTCGGCATCGGGAGCGGTTGATAGCCCAGGGCTCTGTGGTGGCGAAGTTTACCGGCAGTCGTTTGTCGGAGAACTGGAGTGGTGGGGTGCTGGATCCTTAG